The Actinomyces sp. oral taxon 414 genome has a segment encoding these proteins:
- a CDS encoding uracil-DNA glycosylase has product MSDAKPLSELVDPSWARALAPVESTVHQIGKRLREEVAEGRGYLPAGTDVLRAFTYPMDGVKVLIVGQDPYPTPGHPMGLSFSVQPGVRPPRSLENIFTELVSDLGVDRPTSGDLTPWSRQGVMLLNRVLTVRPGAPASHKGWGWEKVTQRAIEALVERRAPLVAILWGRPAQSLTPMLGSTPILASPHPSPLSASRGFFGSRPFSRANELLVEQGATPVDWRLP; this is encoded by the coding sequence ATGAGCGATGCCAAGCCCCTGTCCGAGCTCGTCGACCCCTCGTGGGCGCGCGCCCTGGCCCCCGTCGAGTCCACCGTCCACCAGATCGGCAAACGCCTGCGGGAGGAAGTGGCCGAGGGCAGGGGCTACCTGCCGGCCGGTACGGACGTGCTGCGCGCCTTCACCTACCCCATGGACGGGGTCAAGGTCCTCATCGTCGGCCAGGACCCCTACCCCACGCCGGGGCATCCCATGGGTCTGAGCTTCTCCGTGCAGCCGGGGGTGCGTCCGCCGCGCAGCCTGGAGAACATCTTCACCGAGCTGGTCTCCGACCTGGGCGTGGACCGCCCCACGTCCGGGGACCTGACCCCGTGGTCGCGCCAGGGCGTCATGCTCCTCAACCGGGTCCTGACCGTGCGGCCCGGGGCGCCGGCCTCGCACAAGGGCTGGGGCTGGGAGAAGGTGACGCAGCGCGCCATTGAGGCGCTCGTGGAGCGCCGGGCGCCGCTGGTCGCGATCCTGTGGGGGCGTCCGGCGCAGTCCCTGACCCCCATGCTGGGCTCGACGCCGATCCTGGCCTCGCCGCACCCCTCCCCGCTCAGCGCCTCGCGCGGCTTCTTCGGCTCGCGCCCCTTCAGCCGCGCCAACGAGCTCCTGGTCGAGCAGGGGGCGACGCCGGTGGACTGGCGCCTGCCCTGA
- a CDS encoding Rossmann-like domain-containing protein: protein MTSPWETYDALIEDLPEDVAVVAAHRGRRWTRVLNSADGVGSAWTMDVRSRPALSAGAADAPRPLRDAAALVKSWNLAEASVGLAALNSWYSRAEVARSHGFVPTGKGLTWRQVFDPYNDLVEGRTVAVIGHFPFARAALWKAGDVQILERDVRSGDYPDTACEYLLPEADYVFISSSSLVNKTAPRLVALGADAGAHVVLVGPSTPMHPLWLDLGVDMVTGWVPDASVRPDRPRLLPEAGQIGPGTRMHLGKAPSAGLSV from the coding sequence ATGACCAGCCCGTGGGAGACCTACGACGCTCTCATCGAGGATCTGCCCGAGGACGTCGCCGTCGTCGCCGCTCATCGCGGGCGGCGATGGACCCGCGTTCTCAACTCGGCCGACGGCGTCGGCTCCGCCTGGACCATGGACGTGCGCTCCCGACCCGCCCTGAGCGCCGGGGCCGCGGACGCCCCCCGCCCGCTGCGCGACGCCGCCGCCCTGGTCAAGAGCTGGAACCTCGCCGAGGCGAGCGTCGGGCTCGCCGCCCTCAACTCCTGGTACTCGCGCGCCGAGGTCGCCCGGTCCCACGGCTTCGTCCCCACCGGGAAGGGCCTGACCTGGCGCCAGGTCTTCGACCCTTACAACGACCTCGTCGAGGGGCGGACCGTCGCCGTCATCGGCCACTTCCCCTTCGCCCGCGCCGCCCTGTGGAAGGCGGGCGACGTCCAGATCCTGGAGCGCGACGTCCGCAGCGGCGATTACCCGGACACCGCCTGCGAGTACCTTCTGCCCGAGGCCGACTACGTCTTCATCTCCTCCTCCTCGCTGGTCAACAAGACCGCCCCGAGGCTCGTCGCCCTGGGGGCCGACGCCGGAGCGCACGTCGTCCTGGTCGGGCCCTCGACCCCGATGCACCCGCTGTGGCTCGACCTGGGCGTCGACATGGTGACCGGCTGGGTCCCCGACGCGTCCGTCCGCCCCGACCGCCCCCGCCTCTTGCCCGAGGCCGGGCAGATCGGTCCGGGCACGCGCATGCACCTGGGCAAGGCGCCCTCCGCCGGCTTGTCGGTGTAG
- a CDS encoding DsbA family protein yields the protein MASNTPRPTKAERRAAARAKAQALREEQERRERRLKITRRVLLGGGVVAAVGATAALVIASRRADAGNSQTPEGAGHIPAGVGADGSLTYGAAMTPGSVNEGAPVLDIYFDYSCHFCADFEALHADEISRLVKDGKVTLALRPCKALGQDWTDIVMNAMGLVLDRQPEVALTFHNAALALFSEIFASRDASRQTVDELADTAKKVGVSQDVVDSFEKAVNDNTYGKWTEAGTKAFDSKRLNGTPTVFLDGTQLNLQAVATATALTEAVAKLPAAAQTPAGDAAQTPAGGDAGAPTPSPESAG from the coding sequence GTGGCTTCGAACACACCGCGTCCTACGAAGGCCGAGCGCCGCGCCGCCGCGCGCGCGAAGGCGCAGGCGCTGCGTGAGGAACAGGAGCGCAGGGAACGCCGCCTGAAGATCACCCGCCGCGTCCTGCTCGGCGGGGGAGTCGTCGCGGCCGTCGGCGCCACTGCCGCGCTCGTGATCGCCTCTCGGCGCGCCGACGCCGGCAACTCCCAGACCCCTGAGGGCGCCGGGCACATCCCCGCGGGCGTCGGGGCCGACGGCTCATTGACCTACGGCGCCGCCATGACGCCGGGGAGCGTCAACGAGGGCGCCCCCGTCCTCGACATCTACTTCGATTACTCCTGCCACTTCTGCGCCGATTTCGAGGCTCTGCACGCCGATGAGATCAGTCGGCTGGTCAAGGACGGGAAGGTCACCCTGGCGCTGCGCCCCTGCAAGGCCCTGGGCCAGGACTGGACCGACATCGTCATGAACGCCATGGGGCTGGTGCTGGACAGACAGCCCGAGGTGGCGCTGACCTTCCACAACGCCGCCCTCGCCCTCTTCTCCGAGATCTTCGCCTCGCGCGACGCCAGCCGTCAGACGGTCGACGAGCTCGCCGACACCGCGAAGAAGGTCGGCGTGTCCCAGGACGTCGTCGACTCCTTCGAGAAGGCGGTCAACGACAACACCTACGGCAAGTGGACCGAGGCCGGCACCAAAGCCTTCGACAGCAAGCGTCTGAACGGGACCCCGACCGTCTTCCTCGACGGCACGCAGCTCAACCTGCAGGCCGTCGCCACCGCCACCGCCCTGACCGAGGCGGTCGCGAAGCTGCCCGCCGCCGCCCAGACCCCGGCCGGGGACGCCGCCCAGACCCCGGCCGGGGGCGACGCCGGGGCGCCGACGCCCTCACCAGAGTCGGCCGGATAG
- a CDS encoding serine/threonine protein kinase, whose amino-acid sequence MTQNPDARPATPSSLAGLRAGADVGGYRLLRRLGAGGMGVVWEVVDAEGNHVAMKILHPQIAADPMARRRLDREANVLARVKDSRVARILDIETGDGADGSGVTFVITELIDGPTLQYEVDHEGAYDLTTDARDLADLAHGLVDSLTSVHAAGVIHRDLKPSNVMLGAQGPVLIDFGIAQVADDVRLTQTGQVTGTPGFIPPEMLDGGEPTPDVDWYACAGVLLFAVTGLSPFGSGPWQAVFRRVYAGTPELGDLERVCPALARAFTAALAPELKDRLSIENLLLVLDEIAEGGSGEAALTKALGTAAPREQGRSAASGPAVSAGSAGSAPETPSGAYGYMSGPVRQHPGSGSGPQSSPASTGSGLPASFAPGTGASGGSVPPTYSPAVHSASPATSSQMRPQPPVRPQPQVRPQPQMRPQPPVRPQPQMRPQPQPPVRPQARPQPPARPRPQMQPSRAAAAGSPSGTPAKSLDWAREPVRRPGFVASIAAFLVSISLGAPSWVAILAGVLLVLVGTVGRADDARRWRRLRHGGVRPNDNSRMWAFLPKYFLASLLFSGLTLLVGGLLWALMINGGGYVLGLLDGSTPLLLSTMSTGHRLGLLSGPTTVLYLLLIWFMPWGAPNRRGAAHTIEVVTKSDSVRLVLVVVMLAAALGFLILFLLDALPWQTLEPLIATAA is encoded by the coding sequence ATGACGCAGAACCCGGATGCTCGGCCAGCGACGCCGTCCTCTCTGGCCGGCCTGCGCGCGGGGGCGGACGTCGGCGGATATCGGCTGCTGCGCCGCCTCGGCGCTGGCGGCATGGGAGTGGTGTGGGAGGTGGTCGACGCCGAGGGCAACCACGTGGCCATGAAGATCCTGCACCCGCAGATCGCCGCCGATCCCATGGCCCGCCGTCGTCTCGATCGCGAGGCCAATGTCCTGGCGCGCGTCAAGGACTCCCGCGTGGCCCGCATCCTCGATATCGAGACGGGCGACGGCGCCGATGGCAGCGGAGTGACTTTTGTCATCACCGAGCTCATTGACGGGCCCACCCTGCAGTACGAGGTCGACCACGAGGGCGCCTACGACCTGACCACCGACGCCCGCGACCTGGCGGACCTGGCCCACGGGCTGGTCGACTCCCTCACCTCCGTCCACGCCGCCGGCGTCATCCACCGCGACCTCAAGCCCTCCAATGTCATGCTCGGCGCCCAGGGGCCGGTTCTCATCGACTTCGGCATCGCCCAGGTCGCCGACGACGTCCGCCTGACCCAGACGGGCCAGGTCACCGGGACCCCCGGCTTCATCCCGCCGGAGATGCTCGACGGCGGCGAGCCGACCCCCGACGTCGACTGGTACGCCTGCGCCGGGGTCCTCCTATTCGCGGTGACGGGACTGTCCCCCTTCGGGTCGGGGCCCTGGCAGGCGGTCTTCCGCCGCGTCTACGCCGGCACCCCCGAACTGGGCGACCTGGAGAGGGTGTGCCCCGCGCTCGCCCGGGCCTTCACCGCGGCCCTGGCACCGGAGCTCAAGGACCGCCTGTCCATTGAGAACCTGCTCCTGGTCCTCGACGAGATCGCCGAGGGGGGCAGCGGCGAGGCGGCCCTGACGAAGGCGCTCGGCACCGCGGCGCCCCGGGAGCAGGGCCGCAGCGCCGCCTCCGGCCCGGCGGTGTCGGCGGGGTCGGCCGGGTCGGCTCCGGAGACGCCGTCGGGCGCCTACGGCTACATGAGCGGGCCGGTGCGCCAGCACCCCGGCTCGGGGTCCGGGCCCCAGTCCTCCCCGGCGTCCACCGGATCGGGTCTGCCCGCCTCCTTCGCGCCCGGGACCGGGGCGAGCGGAGGGTCCGTCCCCCCCACGTACTCCCCGGCCGTTCATTCCGCGTCGCCGGCGACGTCGTCCCAGATGCGGCCCCAGCCGCCGGTGCGCCCCCAGCCCCAGGTCCGCCCTCAGCCCCAGATGCGTCCCCAGCCGCCGGTGCGCCCCCAGCCCCAGATGCGGCCCCAGCCCCAGCCGCCGGTGCGGCCCCAGGCCCGGCCCCAACCGCCGGCGCGACCCCGGCCCCAGATGCAGCCCTCGCGCGCCGCGGCAGCCGGTTCGCCGTCGGGTACTCCCGCGAAGTCGCTGGACTGGGCCCGCGAACCGGTTCGCCGTCCGGGCTTCGTCGCCTCCATCGCGGCGTTCCTGGTGAGCATTAGCCTGGGCGCGCCCTCGTGGGTGGCGATCCTCGCCGGCGTTCTGCTCGTCCTGGTCGGCACGGTGGGCAGGGCGGACGACGCCCGGCGCTGGCGACGCCTGCGCCACGGGGGCGTGCGGCCCAACGACAACTCGCGCATGTGGGCCTTCCTCCCCAAGTACTTCCTCGCCTCTCTCCTGTTCTCCGGCTTGACCCTCCTCGTCGGGGGGCTCCTCTGGGCCCTCATGATTAATGGCGGCGGCTACGTGCTGGGGCTTCTGGACGGGTCCACGCCCCTGCTCTTGAGCACAATGTCGACGGGGCACCGCCTGGGTCTGCTGAGCGGGCCGACGACCGTCCTCTATCTCCTGCTGATCTGGTTCATGCCCTGGGGCGCGCCGAACCGGAGGGGGGCGGCTCACACGATCGAGGTCGTGACGAAATCGGACTCGGTGCGGCTGGTGCTCGTCGTCGTCATGCTGGCGGCGGCGCTCGGATTCCTGATCCTGTTTCTCCTCGACGCCCTGCCCTGGCAGACTCTCGAGCCGTTAATTGCTACGGCGGCGTGA
- a CDS encoding ABC transporter ATP-binding protein has protein sequence MATVTFDHATRIYPGNDRPSVDQLNLEIADGEFLVLVGPSGCGKSTSLRMLAGLEDVNSGRILIGDKDVTDVQPKDRDIAMVFQNYALYPHMSVHDNMGFALKIAGTPKAEIDKRVKEAAKILGLTEYLDRKPKALSGGQRQRVAMGRAIVRKPKVFLMDEPLSNLDAKLRVQTRTQIASLQRTLGVTTVYVTHDQTEALTMGDRIAVLKDGVLQQVGTPREMYDKPANEFVAGFIGSPAMNLGRFEVKGDVATLGSAKIKLSRATLDALKPEDNDSVVIGFRPESLDVVTASDELSIPVRLSFVEELGSDAYIYGELVGSEDSEAKLGSGEDSRQIIVRVPPRTAPEPGETVYVRIRPGQEHIFSASTGERLPA, from the coding sequence ATGGCAACTGTGACCTTTGACCACGCCACCCGCATCTACCCGGGCAACGACCGCCCGTCGGTGGACCAGCTCAATCTCGAGATCGCCGACGGCGAGTTCCTCGTCCTCGTCGGCCCCTCCGGCTGCGGCAAGTCGACCTCGCTGCGCATGCTCGCCGGCCTGGAGGACGTCAACTCGGGCCGCATCCTCATCGGGGACAAGGACGTCACCGACGTCCAGCCCAAGGACCGCGACATCGCCATGGTCTTCCAGAACTACGCCCTCTACCCGCACATGTCAGTGCACGACAACATGGGCTTCGCGCTCAAGATCGCCGGCACCCCCAAGGCCGAGATCGACAAGCGGGTCAAGGAGGCCGCCAAGATCCTGGGCCTGACCGAGTACCTGGACCGCAAGCCCAAGGCCCTGTCCGGCGGTCAGCGTCAGCGCGTGGCCATGGGCCGCGCCATCGTGCGCAAGCCCAAGGTCTTCCTCATGGACGAGCCCCTGTCCAACCTGGACGCCAAGCTCCGCGTCCAGACCCGCACCCAGATCGCCTCGCTCCAGCGCACGCTGGGCGTTACCACGGTGTACGTCACGCACGACCAGACCGAGGCGCTGACCATGGGCGACCGCATCGCGGTGCTCAAGGACGGCGTCCTCCAGCAGGTGGGCACCCCCCGCGAGATGTACGACAAGCCCGCCAACGAGTTCGTCGCCGGCTTCATCGGCTCCCCGGCCATGAACCTGGGGCGCTTCGAGGTCAAGGGCGACGTCGCCACCCTCGGCTCCGCCAAGATCAAGCTCTCCCGCGCGACCCTCGACGCCCTCAAGCCCGAGGACAACGACAGCGTCGTCATCGGCTTCCGCCCCGAGTCCCTCGACGTGGTCACGGCCTCCGACGAGCTGTCCATCCCCGTGCGCCTGTCCTTCGTCGAGGAGCTCGGCTCCGACGCCTACATCTACGGCGAGCTGGTCGGCTCCGAGGACTCGGAGGCGAAGCTCGGCTCCGGCGAGGACTCCAGGCAGATCATCGTCCGCGTTCCCCCGCGCACCGCGCCGGAGCCGGGCGAGACGGTCTACGTCCGCATCCGCCCCGGTCAGGAGCACATCTTCTCCGCCTCCACGGGCGAGCGCCTGCCCGCCTGA
- a CDS encoding DUF4032 domain-containing protein, with amino-acid sequence MPQSMQITAATIDPALLDLPWEVPLEAWPAEVLAALPRGLSRHIVRFVNLSGRVIAVKEIGESVAHREYELLRNLVRLGAPCVTPTAVITDRADLSGEALNSVLITEHLAYSLPYRALFSQYMRPETATRLIDALAVLLVRLHLLGFYWGDVSLSNTLFRRDAGAFAAYLVDAETGELHTDGLTEGKRLYDIDIARTNIIGELMDLQAGALLEPSVDTIEVGDRIVTRYTDLWNVLTAEETFPLNERWRVRQRVERLNELGFDVGELSMKTTADGLTTTVAIQPKVVDAGHYHRQVMRLTGLDVQERQGQRMLNDLEAFRAYTGRQDQPIELVAHAWLATVFEPTIQAVPMELRRKIEPAEIFHEVLEHRWYMSEAQQRDVPTEEAVADYVHTVLPQHRDEQSYLSLGDTQEMAAIFDGGEEEHEQVPADDAEFAARDEATADEYELNPMGFTAGMKFKGE; translated from the coding sequence ATGCCCCAGTCCATGCAGATCACCGCAGCGACGATCGACCCCGCGCTGCTCGACCTGCCGTGGGAGGTCCCGCTCGAGGCCTGGCCCGCCGAGGTGCTCGCGGCGCTGCCCCGCGGCCTGTCACGGCACATCGTGCGCTTCGTCAACCTCTCCGGGCGCGTGATCGCCGTCAAGGAGATCGGCGAGTCCGTTGCCCACCGCGAGTACGAGCTGCTGCGCAACCTCGTGCGCCTGGGGGCCCCGTGCGTGACGCCCACCGCCGTCATCACGGACCGCGCCGACTTGTCCGGCGAGGCCCTCAACTCCGTGCTCATCACCGAGCACCTGGCCTACTCCCTGCCCTACCGGGCCCTGTTCAGCCAGTACATGCGCCCCGAGACCGCCACCCGCCTCATCGACGCCCTCGCCGTCCTGCTCGTGCGGCTGCACCTGCTGGGCTTCTACTGGGGCGACGTCTCCCTGTCGAACACGCTCTTCAGGCGCGACGCCGGGGCCTTCGCCGCCTACCTCGTCGACGCCGAGACCGGCGAGCTGCACACGGACGGCCTGACCGAGGGCAAGCGCCTGTACGACATCGACATCGCCCGCACCAACATCATCGGCGAGCTCATGGACCTGCAGGCCGGGGCGCTGCTCGAGCCCAGCGTCGACACCATCGAGGTCGGCGACCGCATCGTCACCCGCTACACCGACCTGTGGAACGTCCTGACCGCCGAGGAGACCTTCCCGCTCAACGAGCGCTGGCGGGTGCGACAGCGCGTGGAACGGCTCAACGAGCTCGGCTTCGACGTTGGCGAGCTGTCCATGAAGACGACGGCGGACGGGCTCACCACGACGGTCGCCATCCAGCCCAAGGTGGTCGACGCCGGCCACTACCACCGTCAGGTCATGCGCCTGACGGGCCTGGACGTCCAGGAGCGCCAGGGCCAGCGCATGCTCAACGACCTGGAGGCCTTCCGCGCCTACACCGGCCGGCAGGACCAGCCCATCGAGCTGGTCGCCCACGCCTGGCTCGCGACGGTCTTCGAGCCCACGATCCAGGCCGTGCCCATGGAGCTGCGCCGCAAGATCGAACCGGCGGAGATATTCCACGAGGTCCTGGAGCACCGCTGGTACATGTCCGAGGCCCAGCAGCGGGACGTGCCCACGGAAGAGGCCGTGGCGGACTACGTGCACACCGTGCTGCCCCAGCACCGCGACGAGCAGTCCTACCTCTCCCTGGGCGACACCCAGGAGATGGCCGCCATCTTCGACGGCGGGGAGGAGGAGCACGAGCAGGTGCCGGCCGACGACGCCGAATTCGCTGCCCGCGATGAGGCCACCGCCGACGAGTACGAGCTCAACCCCATGGGCTTCACCGCCGGCATGAAGTTCAAGGGCGAGTAG
- a CDS encoding DDE-type integrase/transposase/recombinase — protein sequence MRAASPSASTSSSRGWTPCPASPPSTGSWPATAPPASNGPSVPARPTTRFARSRTCELWQPDAFEVALTGGDRATVYQIIDDASRLCIALTARTRAANPADAIDVLARAIAAHGRPVAVLTDNGAAPDTHRRGLPSSTELYLASLGVAPISGSPRTPPDPGQDRTLPPPRPQMARGAPRHHPHRPSDRPERAFATSTTITAPTRRSAPYAPRPRPGRG from the coding sequence ATGCGGGCGGCATCACCATCCGCTTCCACCTCCAGCAGCAGGGGATGGACCCCCTGCCCAGCGTCGCCACCATCAACCGGATCCTGGCCCGCAACGGCCCCTCCCGCGTCCAACGGGCCAAGCGTCCCCGCTCGTCCCACAACCCGCTTCGCCCGATCCCGGACCTGCGAACTGTGGCAGCCCGACGCCTTCGAAGTGGCCCTGACCGGCGGGGACAGGGCCACCGTCTACCAGATCATCGACGACGCCTCCCGGTTGTGCATCGCCCTGACCGCCCGGACGCGGGCGGCCAACCCCGCCGACGCCATTGACGTCCTGGCCCGGGCCATCGCCGCTCACGGGCGGCCCGTAGCGGTCTTGACCGACAACGGGGCGGCCCCCGACACCCACCGCCGGGGCCTGCCCTCCAGCACCGAGCTCTACCTGGCGTCTTTGGGAGTGGCGCCCATCTCCGGATCTCCCCGGACACCCCCAGACCCAGGGCAAGACCGAACGCTCCCACCACCCCGCCCGCAAATGGCTCGCGGCGCACCCCGCCACCACCCTCACCGACCTTCAGATCGTCCTGAACGAGCTTTCGCGACGTCTACAACAATCACCGCCCCCACCAGGCGTTCAGCCCCGTATGCACCCCGGCCGCGGCCTGGGCGAGGATGA